From one Streptomyces sp. Q6 genomic stretch:
- a CDS encoding penicillin-binding protein 2 gives MTDREPPRRRVPGPTRPVRSARPGAQRRPGPGARPAARRPRPARPKSSTPLRLGSPRPRLRMVSLGLTLVLMVFVVRLLQVQGVDASAYAAKAQLNRYVSHTIAAERGGITDRSGVSLASSVDAYDITADPTLFTRKATEVKDAPEQAAALLSPIIGVDAAELTKKLKTKNTRYVRLAARQTPQVWKQIKDLRSTLNEKANAEGREASVLSGVLSDPSSKRVYPNGDLAAGILGWVNADGKGGGGVEQQLDKELSGKDGKIRYAQSGGRQVPTAGSTEQPAVSGSNVELTIDRDIQWAAQNAISEQVKKSGADRGYVIVQDTRTGEVLAMANAPGFDPNDLSQANAAALGNAALQDAYEPGSTAKVMSMAAVLEENVATPSTHVTVPNRLHRGDRLFQDDIDHPTWHLTLNGVLAKSSNIGTILATGQLGATQPEANRSLYSYLRKFGIGEQSGLGFPGETSGILAAPDKWSTSQQYTIPFGQGFSINAMQAASVYSTIANGGVRIEPTLVRGTKGPDGRFTPAAKPKQTRVVSEKTAKTVARMLESVVDDEEGTGTKARIPGYRVAGKTGTANRVDPATGRYKGYTSSFAGFAPADKPRVTVYCAIQNATKGSYFGGQICGPIYKQVMEFALKTLQVPPTGAEPARLPVAFQP, from the coding sequence ATGACCGACAGGGAGCCTCCGCGCCGCCGCGTGCCAGGACCCACGCGCCCGGTCAGATCGGCCCGGCCCGGAGCCCAGCGGCGCCCGGGTCCCGGCGCACGCCCCGCCGCACGGCGCCCGCGCCCCGCACGTCCGAAGTCCTCCACCCCGCTGCGCCTGGGCAGTCCCCGGCCGCGCCTGCGCATGGTGAGCCTGGGCCTCACGCTCGTCCTCATGGTCTTTGTCGTACGGCTTCTCCAGGTCCAGGGCGTCGACGCGAGCGCGTACGCCGCGAAGGCCCAGCTCAACCGCTACGTCAGCCACACCATCGCCGCCGAGCGCGGCGGGATCACCGACCGCAGCGGCGTCTCGCTGGCGTCGAGCGTGGACGCGTACGACATCACCGCCGACCCCACGCTGTTCACGCGCAAGGCGACCGAGGTGAAGGACGCGCCCGAGCAGGCCGCGGCGCTCCTCTCGCCGATCATCGGGGTCGACGCCGCCGAGCTGACCAAGAAGCTGAAGACGAAGAACACCCGTTATGTGCGGCTCGCCGCGCGGCAGACGCCGCAGGTCTGGAAGCAGATCAAGGACCTGCGCTCCACGCTGAACGAGAAGGCGAACGCCGAGGGGCGCGAGGCGAGCGTCCTCTCCGGCGTCCTGTCCGACCCGAGCAGCAAGCGCGTGTACCCGAACGGGGACCTCGCCGCCGGGATACTGGGCTGGGTCAACGCCGACGGCAAGGGCGGCGGCGGTGTCGAGCAGCAGCTCGACAAGGAGCTCTCGGGCAAGGACGGCAAGATCCGCTACGCCCAGTCCGGCGGCCGGCAGGTGCCGACCGCCGGCAGCACCGAGCAGCCCGCGGTGTCCGGCTCGAACGTCGAGCTGACCATCGACCGCGACATCCAGTGGGCCGCGCAGAACGCGATCTCCGAGCAGGTGAAGAAGTCCGGGGCCGACCGCGGCTACGTGATAGTGCAGGACACGCGGACCGGCGAGGTCCTGGCCATGGCGAACGCGCCCGGCTTCGACCCGAACGACCTGTCGCAGGCGAACGCGGCCGCCCTCGGCAACGCGGCGCTCCAGGACGCGTACGAGCCGGGCTCCACCGCCAAGGTCATGTCGATGGCGGCCGTCCTCGAGGAGAACGTGGCGACCCCGTCGACCCACGTCACCGTGCCCAACCGGCTGCACCGCGGCGACCGCCTCTTCCAGGACGACATCGACCATCCGACCTGGCACCTCACGCTCAACGGCGTGCTCGCCAAGTCCAGCAACATCGGCACCATCCTGGCGACCGGCCAGCTCGGCGCCACGCAGCCCGAGGCCAACCGGAGCCTGTACTCGTACCTGCGCAAGTTCGGCATCGGCGAGCAGAGCGGTCTCGGCTTCCCCGGCGAGACGTCCGGCATCCTCGCCGCACCGGACAAGTGGTCCACCTCGCAGCAGTACACGATCCCCTTCGGCCAGGGCTTCTCCATCAACGCGATGCAGGCGGCCTCCGTGTACTCGACCATCGCCAACGGCGGCGTACGGATCGAGCCGACCCTCGTGCGCGGAACCAAGGGGCCCGACGGCCGGTTCACGCCCGCGGCCAAGCCCAAGCAGACCCGTGTCGTCAGCGAGAAGACGGCGAAGACGGTCGCGCGGATGCTGGAGTCCGTCGTCGACGACGAGGAGGGGACGGGGACCAAGGCCCGTATCCCGGGCTACCGCGTCGCGGGCAAGACGGGTACGGCCAACCGCGTCGATCCGGCCACCGGCCGCTACAAGGGCTACACCTCGTCGTTCGCCGGGTTCGCGCCGGCGGACAAGCCACGCGTCACCGTCTACTGCGCGATCCAGAACGCCACGAAGGGGAGTTACTTCGGCGGTCAGATCTGCGGGCCCATCTACAAGCAGGTCATGGAGTTCGCCCTGAAGACCCTGCAAGTGCCTCCCACGGGCGCCGAGCCCGCGCGGCTCCCCGTCGCTTTCCAGCCATGA
- a CDS encoding septum formation initiator family protein, with amino-acid sequence MSARSGSKGSKSARGAQGSRGELRARAARLARLLPLSPSGGAQAARTPFVLLVVLLLGGGLIMLLMLNSSLNEGSFKLSKLKKQTTELTDDEQELQREVDSYSAPDALQRRARELGMVFGGDPAFLDPDGTVRGMPTPASLPSPLRTQAPRPPEAVRPAPTAPSSSAPAASAPGKATPSTEPSGQPSTNTSVKPAASAPSTSGR; translated from the coding sequence ATGAGCGCCAGGAGTGGCTCGAAAGGTTCCAAGAGCGCGCGAGGCGCTCAAGGGTCCCGAGGCGAACTGCGGGCCAGGGCCGCGAGACTCGCGCGGCTCCTTCCGCTCTCCCCGTCCGGCGGAGCCCAGGCCGCGCGCACACCGTTCGTCCTCCTCGTCGTGCTGCTGCTCGGCGGGGGTCTCATCATGCTGCTGATGCTGAACTCCTCGCTCAATGAAGGATCGTTCAAGCTCAGCAAGCTCAAGAAGCAGACCACCGAGCTCACCGACGACGAGCAGGAACTCCAGCGCGAGGTGGACTCCTACTCGGCCCCGGACGCTCTCCAGCGCCGGGCCCGCGAGCTCGGCATGGTGTTCGGCGGCGACCCCGCCTTCCTCGATCCCGACGGCACCGTCCGCGGCATGCCGACCCCCGCCTCGCTGCCCTCGCCGCTGCGCACGCAGGCGCCGAGGCCGCCGGAAGCGGTACGTCCGGCGCCGACCGCGCCCTCCTCGTCGGCCCCCGCCGCCTCGGCCCCGGGAAAAGCGACGCCTTCCACCGAACCGTCCGGGCAGCCGAGCACGAACACCTCGGTGAAGCCCGCGGCCTCCGCCCCTTCGACCTCCGGCAGGTGA
- the rsmH gene encoding 16S rRNA (cytosine(1402)-N(4))-methyltransferase RsmH, whose product MSQRHVPVMLQRCLDLLAPALAEPGAVVVDCTLGLGGHSEALLSTFPSCRLVALDRDKEALRLSGERLAPFGDRATLVHAVYDELPDVLDRLGIPRVQGVLFDLGVSSMQLDEADRGFAYAQDAPLDMRMDQTTGMSAAEVLNTYAPGELVRILRQYGEEKQAKRIVSAIVREREKEPFSNSARLVELIRDSLPQAAKRTGGNPAKRTFQALRIEVNGELSVLERAVPGAVKALAVGGRIAVLSYHSLEDRLVKQVFAAGAATTAPPGLPVVPERYQPRLKLLTRGAELPTEEEVAENRRAAPARLRGAQRIREDVEG is encoded by the coding sequence TTGAGTCAGCGACACGTCCCGGTCATGCTCCAGCGCTGCTTGGACCTGCTGGCCCCCGCCCTCGCCGAGCCGGGCGCGGTCGTCGTCGACTGCACGCTCGGGCTCGGCGGTCACAGCGAGGCCCTGCTCTCCACGTTCCCCTCGTGCCGCCTCGTCGCCCTCGACCGCGACAAGGAAGCGCTGCGCCTCTCCGGCGAGCGCCTCGCGCCCTTCGGCGACCGCGCCACCCTCGTGCACGCCGTCTACGACGAACTGCCCGACGTCCTCGACCGATTGGGCATCCCGCGCGTCCAGGGCGTCCTGTTCGACCTCGGCGTCTCCTCCATGCAGCTCGACGAGGCCGACCGCGGCTTCGCGTACGCGCAGGACGCGCCGCTCGACATGCGCATGGACCAGACGACCGGGATGAGCGCCGCCGAGGTCCTCAACACGTACGCGCCGGGCGAGTTGGTGCGGATCCTGCGCCAGTACGGCGAGGAGAAGCAGGCCAAGCGCATCGTCTCGGCCATCGTGCGCGAGCGCGAGAAGGAGCCGTTCAGCAACAGCGCGCGGCTCGTCGAGCTGATCCGCGACTCCCTGCCGCAGGCCGCCAAGCGCACCGGCGGAAACCCGGCCAAGCGCACCTTCCAGGCGCTGCGCATCGAGGTCAACGGCGAGCTGAGCGTCCTGGAGCGGGCCGTTCCCGGTGCCGTGAAGGCGCTCGCGGTCGGCGGCCGGATCGCCGTCCTGTCGTACCACTCGCTGGAGGACCGCCTGGTCAAGCAGGTGTTCGCGGCCGGTGCCGCCACCACGGCGCCGCCCGGTCTGCCGGTCGTCCCCGAGCGCTACCAGCCGCGCCTGAAGCTCCTCACGCGTGGCGCCGAGCTTCCCACCGAAGAAGAGGTCGCCGAGAACCGCCGGGCCGCTCCGGCACGGCTGCGGGGTGCGCAGCGCATCCGCGAGGATGTCGAGGGATGA
- a CDS encoding carbonic anhydrase produces the protein MTTSASVPSEGAISTGTVTDRLVDANARYASAFTDPGMDARPVLRVAVVACMDARLDLHDALGLELGDCHTVRNAGGVVTDDVIRSLTISQRALGTRSVVLIHHTGCGLESLTEEFRHELEMEVGQRPSWAVEGFRDVDQDVRQSIQKVRTSPFLLHTDDVRGFVFDVKTGLLREIDPA, from the coding sequence ATGACGACTTCCGCTTCCGTCCCGTCCGAAGGCGCCATATCCACCGGCACCGTCACCGACCGCCTGGTCGACGCGAACGCCCGCTACGCCTCCGCGTTCACCGATCCGGGCATGGACGCCCGCCCGGTGCTCCGGGTCGCCGTCGTGGCCTGCATGGACGCCCGCCTCGACCTGCACGACGCCCTCGGCCTGGAGCTCGGCGACTGCCACACCGTGCGCAACGCGGGCGGTGTCGTCACCGACGACGTGATCCGTTCGCTCACCATCAGTCAGCGGGCGCTCGGCACCCGCAGCGTGGTCCTCATCCACCACACCGGCTGCGGCCTGGAGTCCCTCACCGAGGAGTTCCGGCACGAGCTGGAGATGGAGGTCGGACAGCGGCCGAGCTGGGCGGTGGAGGGATTCCGCGACGTCGACCAGGACGTGCGGCAGTCCATCCAGAAGGTGCGCACCTCTCCCTTCCTGCTGCACACCGACGACGTGCGCGGCTTCGTCTTCGACGTGAAGACCGGCCTGCTGCGCGAGATCGACCCGGCCTGA
- a CDS encoding MoxR family ATPase: MTTYDDRASLTDLTTTVERVRRSVEGVIEGKPEVVRLSLTVLLAEGHLLIEDVPGVGKTMLAKALARSIDCSVRRIQFTPDLLPSDITGVSIFDQQRRDFEFKPGAIFAQIVIGDEINRASPKTQSALLESMEERQVTIDGKTYELPSPFMVVATQNPVEMEGTYPLPEAQRDRFMARVSIGYPSAEAELQMLDIHGGVNPLDDLQPVAHAHEIVKLVDAVRSVHVADAVRRYAVELVAATRTHPDLRLGASPRATLHLLRAAKASAALSGREYALPDDVQSLAVAVLAHRLLPTAQAQLNRRTAEQVVLDILQRTPVPAADTRAPQAPPHGYTNTAAPMYGQQPPGTRRL; encoded by the coding sequence GTGACGACCTATGACGATCGAGCGAGCCTCACTGATCTGACCACCACTGTGGAGCGCGTACGCAGGTCGGTGGAGGGTGTGATCGAGGGCAAGCCGGAGGTCGTACGGCTTTCGCTGACCGTGCTCCTCGCCGAGGGGCACCTGCTCATCGAGGATGTACCGGGCGTCGGCAAGACGATGCTCGCCAAGGCGCTGGCGCGGTCCATCGACTGCTCGGTGCGCCGCATCCAGTTCACTCCCGACCTGCTGCCGTCGGACATCACCGGTGTGTCCATCTTCGACCAGCAGCGGCGGGACTTCGAGTTCAAGCCGGGCGCGATCTTCGCGCAGATCGTGATCGGCGACGAGATCAACCGCGCGTCGCCCAAGACGCAGTCCGCGCTCCTGGAGTCCATGGAGGAGCGCCAGGTCACCATCGACGGCAAGACCTACGAACTGCCCAGCCCCTTCATGGTGGTGGCGACGCAGAACCCGGTCGAGATGGAGGGCACCTACCCGCTGCCGGAGGCCCAGCGCGACCGTTTCATGGCCCGAGTCTCCATCGGCTATCCCAGCGCGGAGGCCGAGTTGCAGATGCTGGACATCCACGGCGGGGTGAACCCGCTGGACGACCTCCAGCCGGTGGCCCACGCGCACGAGATCGTGAAGCTGGTCGACGCCGTCCGCTCCGTCCATGTCGCCGACGCCGTACGGCGCTACGCGGTGGAGCTGGTCGCGGCCACGCGCACCCACCCGGACCTGAGACTCGGCGCGTCCCCGCGCGCGACGCTGCACCTGCTGCGCGCCGCGAAGGCGTCGGCGGCCCTCAGCGGCCGGGAGTACGCGCTGCCCGACGATGTGCAGTCGCTGGCCGTCGCCGTCCTGGCGCACCGTCTGCTGCCCACCGCGCAGGCCCAGTTGAACCGGCGCACGGCCGAGCAGGTCGTGCTCGACATCCTGCAGCGCACCCCGGTCCCCGCCGCCGACACCCGCGCCCCGCAGGCGCCGCCGCACGGCTACACCAACACGGCCGCTCCGATGTACGGCCAGCAGCCGCCCGGCACACGGAGGCTGTGA
- a CDS encoding DUF58 domain-containing protein gives MASGGYYGADPGGGFTDGDGATNDKGDKSGLRTALAGLTTRGRSFLAAGIAAAICAYVLGQSDLLRVGLLLAALPLVCAGVLYRTRYRVAGSRRLSPARVPASSEARVHLRMDNISRLPTGLLMLQDRVPYVLGPRPRFVLDRVEAGGRREVSYRVRSDLRGRYPLGPLQLRLTDPFGMCELTRSFSTYDTLTVIPRVEALPPVRLTGEAKGYGDGRQRSLALAGEDDVIPRGYRHGDDLRRVHWRSTARYGELMVRREEQPQRARCTVLLDTRGTAFQGAGPDSAFEWAVSGSASALVHMLERGFSVRLLTDTGTAVPGEGTDGFAGASQESADAAGLMMDTLAVVDHSDGYTLSPAYDVLRSGNEGLLIAFFGDLDEEQAAVAVRMRQRSGGAVAFLLDSESWLQGPGSPPSQRCAERLRMLREAGWTTVAVPPGAPMADVWRQADRERTGLSGAPSTLGGWS, from the coding sequence ATGGCGTCCGGGGGGTACTACGGGGCGGATCCGGGGGGCGGATTCACGGACGGCGACGGCGCGACGAACGACAAGGGTGACAAGAGCGGCCTGCGCACGGCGCTCGCCGGACTGACCACGCGCGGCCGTTCGTTCCTCGCCGCCGGCATCGCCGCGGCGATCTGCGCCTACGTCCTCGGGCAGAGCGATCTGCTCCGGGTCGGACTCCTGCTCGCCGCCCTGCCGCTGGTGTGCGCGGGCGTCCTGTACCGCACCCGCTACCGGGTCGCGGGCAGCCGCCGGCTCTCCCCCGCGCGCGTGCCCGCGAGTTCCGAGGCGCGCGTCCATCTCCGTATGGACAACATCTCCCGGTTGCCGACGGGCCTGTTGATGCTCCAGGACCGGGTTCCCTACGTGCTCGGTCCGCGGCCCCGCTTCGTCCTCGACCGGGTCGAGGCGGGCGGCCGCCGCGAGGTGTCGTACCGGGTCCGCTCGGATCTGCGCGGCCGCTATCCGCTGGGCCCGCTCCAGCTGCGCCTGACCGACCCCTTCGGCATGTGCGAACTGACCAGGTCCTTCTCGACGTACGACACCCTGACCGTGATCCCGCGGGTGGAGGCGCTGCCTCCGGTGCGGCTCACCGGTGAGGCCAAGGGGTACGGGGACGGGCGGCAGCGCTCGCTCGCCCTGGCCGGCGAGGACGACGTGATCCCGCGCGGCTACCGGCATGGCGACGACCTGCGCCGCGTCCACTGGCGGTCGACCGCGCGGTACGGCGAGCTGATGGTGCGCCGCGAGGAGCAGCCGCAGCGGGCCCGCTGCACCGTGCTCCTCGACACGCGCGGCACCGCCTTCCAGGGCGCGGGCCCGGACTCGGCCTTCGAATGGGCGGTGTCCGGCTCGGCCTCGGCCCTGGTGCACATGCTGGAACGGGGCTTCTCCGTCCGCCTGTTGACGGACACGGGCACCGCGGTGCCGGGCGAGGGCACCGACGGGTTCGCGGGCGCCAGCCAGGAGTCGGCGGACGCGGCGGGCCTGATGATGGACACGCTCGCCGTGGTCGACCATTCCGACGGCTACACGCTCTCGCCCGCCTACGACGTGCTGCGCAGCGGGAACGAAGGGCTTCTGATCGCCTTCTTCGGCGATCTGGACGAGGAACAGGCCGCCGTCGCCGTGCGGATGCGGCAGCGCTCCGGCGGCGCCGTGGCCTTCCTCCTGGACAGCGAGTCCTGGCTCCAGGGTCCGGGCTCGCCGCCCTCGCAGCGCTGCGCGGAGCGGCTGCGCATGCTGCGGGAGGCGGGCTGGACCACGGTGGCGGTGCCGCCGGGCGCGCCCATGGCGGACGTGTGGCGGCAGGCGGACCGGGAGCGTACGGGACTGTCCGGCGCCCCCAGCACCTTGGGGGGTTGGTCATGA
- a CDS encoding DUF3488 and transglutaminase-like domain-containing protein gives MSGGARLSICATLATFLATCSLLPLVDRSTWIIQAAVLLVIQAAVGAAARRVPLARPLTVLAQAVVSLLLLTLVFAHDQALGAVLPGPDAFRHFGELFQAGGDDVSRYAIPAPLTDGIRLMLVGGALVIGLAVDALAVTFRSAAPAGLPLLALYSVAAGLSQGGAAWLWFVLAAGGYLVLLLAEGRDRLSQWGRVFGGTSRAPGGGMQADGGSGVLAPVRTGRRIGVLALGIALVVPLALPALDGGLLGTSGTGVGSGTGGGGTISAVNPLVSLKDSLNEPEDREVMAYRTNAEQTSDMYLRIVALDDFDGTNWRPSVRSITAVPSPLPSPRGLDADVRRTEIKTTISAADEYAQDWLPMPFPATRVEIGGRWRYEQVGRTLVGDHGQTTRGKTYTVNSLIVQPTAEQLAASGPPPGDLVREFTKVPDSLPDVVEQTALRVTEGAANNYERAVKLQDYFAVSGGFTYNTEVSAGSGSAAIARFLKEKEGFCVHFSFSMAAMARTLGIPARVAVGFTPGSPAGDGNYSVGLRDAHAWPELYFEGVGWTRFEPTPNRGTVPEYTQDNTPSGSSTDQAAPSASTSDAPSASQPSSSESCSLAQRKDGSCGNTAPAAIGGSTDDGPPFGTILLATLAGLLVLVVPLLPMLWRKRVRALRLGSSGRTDADIAGRTLAAWREVTDTAWDHGILPDDSQTPRKAAARIVRVGRLDTAAAEAVHRAAAAVEQVLYAPRPQPASGLGEDVHRVCDGLHANMSRTTRLRATFAPRSAVRVAWAVARRWETFAAGLRARWTAALDRRRSGASSPSGPSRPSSQEG, from the coding sequence ATGAGCGGCGGTGCCCGCCTTTCGATCTGCGCGACGCTGGCCACGTTCCTGGCCACCTGCTCGCTGCTCCCGCTCGTCGACCGGTCCACGTGGATCATCCAGGCCGCGGTGCTGCTGGTGATCCAGGCCGCGGTGGGCGCGGCGGCCCGCCGGGTACCGCTCGCGCGACCGCTGACGGTCCTGGCGCAGGCCGTGGTGTCGCTCCTGCTGCTCACCCTCGTCTTCGCCCACGACCAGGCGCTCGGCGCGGTGCTCCCGGGCCCGGACGCGTTCCGGCACTTCGGCGAGCTGTTCCAAGCGGGCGGCGACGACGTGAGCCGGTACGCGATCCCGGCGCCGCTGACCGACGGCATCCGGCTGATGTTGGTGGGCGGCGCGCTGGTGATCGGGCTCGCGGTGGACGCGCTCGCGGTGACGTTCCGCAGCGCGGCCCCGGCGGGACTGCCGCTGCTCGCCCTGTACTCGGTGGCCGCCGGGCTGTCCCAGGGCGGCGCCGCCTGGCTGTGGTTCGTGCTCGCGGCCGGCGGCTATCTCGTGCTGCTGCTCGCCGAGGGCCGCGACCGGCTCTCGCAGTGGGGCCGGGTCTTCGGCGGTACGTCGCGCGCGCCGGGCGGTGGCATGCAGGCGGACGGCGGGAGCGGCGTGCTCGCCCCGGTCCGCACCGGCCGCAGGATCGGCGTACTGGCCCTCGGCATCGCCCTGGTGGTGCCGCTCGCCCTGCCGGCCCTCGACGGCGGCCTGCTCGGCACGTCCGGCACCGGCGTGGGCAGCGGGACGGGCGGCGGCGGCACGATCTCCGCGGTCAACCCGCTGGTCTCGCTGAAGGACAGCCTGAACGAGCCGGAGGACCGGGAGGTGATGGCGTACCGGACGAACGCCGAGCAGACCTCCGACATGTATCTGCGGATCGTGGCGCTCGACGATTTCGACGGCACGAACTGGCGCCCCTCGGTGCGCAGCATCACCGCCGTGCCCTCCCCGCTCCCCAGCCCGCGCGGTCTGGACGCGGACGTCCGCAGGACCGAGATCAAGACCACGATCTCGGCGGCGGACGAGTACGCGCAGGACTGGCTGCCGATGCCGTTCCCCGCGACCCGCGTGGAGATCGGCGGACGCTGGCGGTACGAGCAGGTCGGCCGGACCCTGGTGGGAGACCACGGGCAGACGACGCGCGGGAAGACGTACACGGTCAACAGCCTGATCGTGCAGCCGACGGCGGAGCAGCTGGCCGCATCGGGGCCGCCCCCGGGCGATCTGGTCCGCGAGTTCACGAAGGTGCCGGATTCGCTGCCGGACGTCGTGGAACAGACCGCGCTGCGGGTCACCGAGGGCGCGGCGAACAACTACGAGCGCGCGGTGAAGCTCCAGGACTACTTCGCGGTCAGCGGCGGCTTCACGTACAACACCGAGGTGTCGGCCGGCAGCGGCTCCGCCGCCATCGCCCGTTTCCTCAAGGAGAAGGAGGGCTTCTGCGTCCACTTCTCCTTCTCGATGGCGGCGATGGCCAGGACGCTGGGCATTCCGGCCCGGGTCGCGGTGGGCTTCACCCCGGGCTCGCCCGCGGGTGACGGGAACTACTCGGTGGGGCTGCGCGACGCGCACGCCTGGCCGGAGCTGTACTTCGAGGGCGTGGGCTGGACCCGCTTCGAGCCGACGCCGAACCGCGGGACGGTCCCGGAGTACACACAGGACAACACGCCGTCGGGCTCTTCCACCGACCAGGCGGCGCCGAGCGCCTCCACGTCCGACGCGCCGTCGGCCTCCCAGCCCTCCTCCTCGGAGAGCTGCTCGCTGGCCCAGCGCAAGGACGGCAGCTGCGGCAACACCGCGCCGGCGGCGATCGGTGGCTCCACGGACGACGGCCCGCCGTTCGGCACGATCCTGCTGGCGACGCTGGCCGGTCTCCTGGTGCTCGTGGTGCCCCTGCTGCCGATGCTGTGGCGCAAACGCGTCAGGGCGCTGCGCCTGGGCTCCTCGGGGCGCACGGACGCCGACATCGCCGGGCGCACCCTGGCGGCCTGGCGCGAGGTGACGGACACGGCCTGGGACCACGGCATCCTGCCGGACGATTCGCAGACCCCGCGGAAGGCGGCGGCCCGTATCGTGCGGGTCGGCCGGCTCGACACGGCGGCCGCGGAGGCCGTGCACCGGGCGGCGGCCGCGGTGGAGCAGGTGCTGTACGCGCCACGGCCGCAGCCCGCGTCGGGGCTCGGCGAGGACGTGCACCGTGTCTGCGACGGACTGCACGCCAACATGAGCCGGACGACGCGCCTGCGGGCGACGTTCGCGCCGCGCTCGGCCGTACGGGTGGCGTGGGCGGTCGCACGGCGCTGGGAGACCTTCGCGGCGGGGCTGCGCGCCCGCTGGACCGCGGCGCTCGACCGGCGACGCTCCGGGGCTTCGAGCCCTTCAGGTCCGTCCCGGCCTTCGAGCCAGGAAGGCTGA
- a CDS encoding DUF3040 domain-containing protein: MPLSEHEQRMLEQMERALYAEDPKFATALEGSGLRTYTRRRVYQAVAGFLVGIALLMAGMVAQQIWISVVGFLVMLGCAVLAVTGWRKAPKPGEQPAAGAVPGAPAGRRQAKAKRSMMDRIEQRWQRRRDEQGGR; encoded by the coding sequence GTGCCGCTCTCGGAGCACGAGCAGCGAATGCTCGAGCAGATGGAGCGAGCGCTGTACGCCGAAGATCCCAAGTTCGCGACAGCGCTTGAGGGAAGCGGGCTGCGTACGTACACCCGACGTCGGGTCTACCAGGCAGTCGCGGGCTTCCTGGTGGGTATCGCGCTCCTCATGGCAGGTATGGTCGCGCAGCAGATCTGGATCAGCGTGGTGGGATTCCTCGTCATGCTGGGCTGTGCCGTGCTCGCCGTCACCGGATGGCGCAAAGCGCCGAAGCCGGGCGAACAGCCCGCGGCCGGTGCCGTGCCAGGTGCCCCCGCAGGGCGACGGCAGGCGAAGGCGAAGCGCTCGATGATGGACCGGATCGAGCAGCGCTGGCAGCGCCGCAGGGACGAGCAGGGCGGCCGCTGA
- a CDS encoding class I SAM-dependent methyltransferase has translation MSDPSRPRAALRTAVVWDVLKDSLDRRAKSAGGQVLDVLDTGGGSGNFAVPVARLGHRVTVVDPSPNALFALERRAAEAGVADRVRGVQGDISGLFDVVERDGYDAVLCHGVLEYVDDPAEGVRNAVGALRSGGVLSLLAAGLGGAVLARALAGHFKEARQALDDPAGRWGEGDPVPRRFTADQLSALVADEGVDVGAVHGVRVFADLVPGVLVDTEPGALQELLKLEAAAAELPAFHAVATQLHVLGEKRAAEAA, from the coding sequence GTGTCGGACCCCAGTCGCCCCCGCGCCGCCCTCCGTACCGCCGTGGTCTGGGACGTTCTCAAAGACTCGCTCGACCGACGCGCCAAGTCCGCGGGCGGCCAGGTCCTTGACGTCCTCGACACCGGAGGCGGCAGCGGCAACTTCGCGGTGCCGGTCGCCCGTCTGGGTCACCGCGTCACCGTCGTCGACCCCAGCCCGAACGCGCTGTTCGCGCTGGAGCGCCGCGCCGCCGAGGCCGGGGTCGCCGACCGGGTGCGCGGCGTCCAGGGCGACATCTCGGGCCTGTTCGACGTCGTCGAGCGGGACGGGTACGACGCGGTCCTGTGCCACGGAGTCCTCGAGTACGTCGACGACCCGGCGGAGGGCGTGCGCAACGCGGTGGGCGCGCTGCGCTCCGGCGGCGTGCTCAGCCTGCTCGCCGCGGGCCTCGGCGGCGCCGTGCTCGCGCGGGCCCTGGCCGGCCACTTCAAGGAGGCCAGGCAGGCGCTCGACGACCCGGCGGGCCGCTGGGGCGAGGGCGACCCCGTACCGCGGCGCTTCACCGCCGACCAGCTCTCCGCGCTCGTCGCCGACGAGGGCGTGGATGTCGGCGCCGTGCACGGTGTGCGGGTCTTCGCGGACCTCGTCCCCGGCGTCCTCGTGGACACCGAGCCGGGCGCCCTCCAGGAGCTCCTCAAGCTGGAGGCGGCCGCCGCGGAACTGCCCGCCTTCCACGCCGTGGCCACCCAACTGCACGTGCTCGGCGAGAAGCGGGCGGCCGAAGCGGCCTGA
- a CDS encoding SAV_6107 family HEPN domain-containing protein: MARNTAAAARRRTATGPAPSLTGPPSDVHPVLRRAGAPPAALDLLAQARAGLDEATVLDAPNERYATAHLAALRTAAAVLAARGRPEPTPKRRARIRSAWEVLPEIAPELIEWSALFASGATKRARAEAGIRDAATARDADDLLRDVAMFLRLVERMLVLQPVLPQPRRDGADRTVMDAFDSRNARIAEDAEGSEGREVPDAG, translated from the coding sequence ATGGCCAGGAACACCGCAGCAGCCGCGCGCCGCCGCACCGCCACCGGCCCTGCCCCCTCACTGACCGGACCGCCGAGCGACGTCCACCCGGTCCTGCGCCGGGCCGGCGCCCCGCCCGCCGCCCTCGATCTGCTCGCCCAGGCCCGCGCCGGACTCGACGAGGCGACCGTCCTCGACGCGCCCAACGAGCGGTACGCGACAGCCCACCTGGCCGCCCTGCGCACCGCGGCCGCCGTGCTCGCCGCCCGTGGCAGGCCCGAGCCCACGCCCAAGCGCCGCGCCAGGATCCGGAGCGCCTGGGAAGTGCTCCCCGAGATAGCGCCCGAACTGATCGAGTGGAGCGCCCTGTTCGCCTCGGGGGCGACCAAGCGCGCCCGCGCGGAGGCGGGCATACGCGACGCGGCCACCGCCCGCGACGCCGACGACCTGCTGCGCGACGTGGCGATGTTCCTCCGTCTCGTCGAGCGCATGCTCGTCCTGCAACCGGTGCTGCCGCAGCCCCGCCGGGACGGCGCCGACCGGACCGTGATGGACGCCTTCGACTCCAGGAACGCCAGGATCGCCGAGGATGCCGAGGGCTCCGAGGGCAGGGAGGTGCCGGACGCGGGGTGA